The Deltaproteobacteria bacterium genomic sequence CCGCGCCGCGCGTTGGTAGGCGGCATGGACGTGACGCTGATCCTCACGCACCGGTGCAATCTGGCGTGCGGCTACTGCTACGCGGGCGAGCACGTGCGGCGGGACATGGACGCGGCGACCCTCGACCGGGCCGTCGACCTGCTGTTTGCCGACGGCGCCGACCGCGCGCAGCTGTCGTTCTTCGGCGGCGAGCCGTTTTTGGCGTTCGACGCGATGCGCCGGGCCGTGGCGCGCGCGGAGCGGCACGCGCGCGCCGCCGGCGCACGGCTCGCGGTGCAGTGTACGACCAACGCCACCGCGCTCGGCCCCGAACAGGTCGCGTTCGTTCGCGAGCACGGGATCCGCTGCACCGTGTCGATCGACGGCGTGCGCGCGGCGCACGACCTCAACCGGCCGCGCGCGGGCGGCGGGTCGAGCTACGACCAGGTGCGCGCGGGGTTGCGGCGCCTGGTGCGCACCGGCTGTGCGCCGGACGCGCTGATGGTGATCTCACCGCAGACGGTGCCGTACGTGTACGCGTCGGTGAGCGAGCTGTGGGCCGAAGGCGTCGGCATGGTGCGCGCCAACCTGGTGCTCGACGCGCCGTGGACCGCGGAGGACCGCGACGAGTTGCGCGAGCAACTGTTGGCCGTCGGCTGGGAGCTGCTCGCGCGGCGCACGCGCGGCGAGGCGGTCGCGTTCGAGCCGTTCGAGCGGGCGATGCGCCCGGTCCGGCGAAAACCGGCCGGCGGGCGGCGGCCGCACGTGGTCGTCGCGACGTCCGGGCACCTGTACCCGTGCGCGCCGATGGTCGGCGAGGACCGCGACGACGGCCGCGAGGCGGCACTCCGCGTCGGCCACCTGGACGACGGCGCGCCGGCGATCGCTCGCCGGGCCGCGGCGTGCGGCGTGGGGTGCGACGACGGCCGCGGCTGCGCGTGCGCCGCCTACCTGGAAACCGGCGACCCCGGCACGCCCGGACCGAACGGGCGGTGGTTCGGCGCCGTGTGCGGCGAGCTCGGCGCGGCGATCGCCGATGCGCTCGCGCGCGGGCCGTATCCGTCGCGGGCGGCCGGCACCGGCGGGGCGGGGCGGCGGCCGTTCGTCATCGGCGTCGCCGCCGCGCTCGCCGGGCTCGCGGCGGGCGGGTCGGCGCTGTTGCGCGCCGGGCTGCCCGGCTGCAAGCGGCCGCGCGACGGCGTCGACGCCGTCGTGGCGCGGGGCGAGATGGCGGGACCGGGCGCGGGCGGCGGGCCGGGCGACGACCCGCTCGCCGGCGTCGACCTCGACGAGGTCGTGCCGACGGGCGCGACGGCGTTTCCGCCCGCGGGCGACGACCCGCCCGACGGCGCGACGGTCGGCGAGGACGCGCCGCCGTTGCCCGGCGAGCTGCGCGCGCCCGACCCGGCGCCGGCCGTCGAAGGCGATCTCGCGGCACCGCCGGAGCCGGCGATCGACCTGCGTCCGCGCGGGCAGCTGCGGCGGCCTGCCGGCGACTCGGCCCCGCGCGGCCCCGGCTCGGCCGCAGGCGGGGACTGATCGAGATCGCGGTGCGCCGGCGCCGCGCGGCCCTCGCGGGCCGGCGGGCGGTCAGCGGAACGCGCCGCCGTGCGGCTGCGCCAGCGCGCCGAGCAGCCCCGCCGCCGCGCGGAGCCGGTCGCCGTCGCGTTCGGCGCGCGGGAACGTCAACGTGGCGGTGCCCCCGGCGATCGCCAGGCGCGCGCCGGCGAGCACCTCGGCGTGGCGGCGCGCGTCCGGCGGGATCGCGTCCGGCAGGTCGCCGGCGGCGAGGACGGCGTCGGTCGCGGGCAGGTCCGCCGGCACCGACGCGCGCGCGTAGGTGCGCGCGCGTCCGCCGTCGGCCGCGACGCCGAGGTCGACCGGTCCGGGCGCGGCGACGGTGACGCTCGTGGCGGAGACCGGGCGCGCCCCCGGCAGCGCGCACAGCGCGTCGAGCCCGAACAGGTCGGCGGTCGCGAGGTCGCCGACCACGTCGAGGCACGCGCGTAGCACCGCGGGGTTGCGCAGGTCGCTGTCGCACAAAAGCTCGATGGTGTCGCCGTCGGAGTGCACGCGCACGGCGCCGAGCACGTCCGCGAGCGCGCGGGCGGTGTGGGGCCGCAGGCACGCCCGCAGCGCGTCGACGTCGTCGCAGCGGACGACGAACGCATCGTCGAACGCGTCGTAGACGCCGACGGTGACGTCCCGCATGCCGAGCGCCTTCGCGACCGTCGCGACCCGGGTCTGCGGCGCGATGCGAAAACGCGGCCCGGCCGGCAGCGCGAACCGCGCCCGGCAGCGCACGTACGTCCGGCGCGACGTGCCGCCGGACGACGTCGCCATCGCGTCGGCGCGGATGCGCGCGCCGCCCCGCGTCTCCTCGATCGCCATCGACTCGCCCGGCACCCACCAGCGCCCGGGCGCGAACGCGGCGCCGCGGTCGGCGGCGACCTGGCGCCACACCGCCTCCTGTGCGCGGACGGCGTGCATCCGCGCCCACAGGCCGAACGCGACCGCCGCGACCAGGACCCCGGCCGACACGAGGTAGGCAGTCATCGGCGCGATCCTCTCACGCGGCGCGGAGCCGTCCAACCGCCGCGGCTGTAACGCGGCGGCATGCGTTCCGGTCTATGGTGTATGGGCGTGGCCGACGCCATCCTCGACGTGACGCGCTGGGCGCACGGGCTGGGCCCGGCCGGGGCCATCGCGTTCGCGGTCCTGTACGCCGCCGCCGCGGTGGCGTTCGTGCCCGGGTCGGTCCTCACGCTGGCGGCGGGGTTCTTGTGGGGGCCGGTGTGGGGCGTCGTCGTGGTCGCGCCGGCCAGCTGGCTCGCCGCGGCCGCCGCGTTCGCCCTCGGCCGCACGCTGCTGCGCCCCGCGGTCGAGCGGCGGCTGCACCGCTGGCCGCGCGCCGCCGCGATCGATCGCGCGATCGGCGACCGGCCGGTGCTGGTCGTCGCGCTGCTGCGGCTGTCGCCGATCGTGCCGTTCGTGGTCGCCAACTACGCGCTCGCGCTGTCGCGGGTGCGGTTCGCGCCGTATCTGGTCGCGTCCGCCGTCGGCATGCTGCCGGCGACGGTCGCGTACGTCTACGCCGGATCGGCGGTGTCCCAGCTGGCCGCGATCGCCGGCGGCGGCGGGGCGCGGCCCGGCCGGTGGCTGTTCTGGCTCGGCCTGGTCGCGACCGTCGCGCTCGCGGTGTGGCTGGCGCGCACGGCGCGGCGCGCGCTGTCGCGCGCGCTCGAGGGGGCGGCGTGACCGCGGTCGTCGTGATGGCCAAGGCGCCCGTGCCGGGGCGGGTCAAGACGCGGCTGTGTCCGCCGCTGTCGCCCGACCGCGCCGCGCGGCTGGCGTCCGCGTTCGCGGTCGACACGTGGGCGTCCGCGGTGCGCGTGGCCGGGCCGCTGGCGCGGCTGGCGTACGCGGGCCCGCGGCAGCGATTCGCGCCGCCGTTGCGCGACGCGGCCGGCTTCGCGCAGGTCGGCGGCGATCTCGGCGCGCGGATCGAGCACGCCGCCCGCGCGGGGCTCGCCCTGGCGGACCGCGCGGTGGTGATCGGCACCGATGCGCCGGGCCTGCCGCCGGCGCTGATCGCGGCGGCCGCCGCCGAGCTGGCGGCGTGCGACGCGGTGCTCGGCCCGGCAGTCGACGGCGGCTACTACCTGATCGGTCTTCGGCGGTGCGAGCCGGGGCTGCTGGCCGACCTGCCGTGGAGCGCGCCGGACACGCTGCGCGCGACCGAGCGCCGCCTGCGCGCGCGGGGGTTTCGCGTCGCGCGGTTGCCGGTGTGGTTCGACGTCGACGACGCCGCGGGGCTCGCACTGCTGCGCGCCGCGATCGCGGCCGGCGCAGTCGATGCGCCTGCAACAAAATCCGCGCTGGTGCAGGAGGAGCCGTGCGACTGTCCGTGATCGTTCCGGTGTACAACGAGGCGGCCCGGCTGCCGGCCGCGCTCGCCGCGCTCGCCGCACAGCCGGGCATCGACGAGGTGATCGTCGTCGACGGCGACAGCGACGACGGCAGCGCCGACCTCGCCCGGGCCGCCGGCGCCACCTTGGTGCGCGCGCCGCGCGGTCGCGGCACCCAGCTCAACGCGGGGGCCGCCGCCGCGTCCGGGGATGTGCTGCTGTTTCTGCACGCGGACGTCGACCTGCCGGCCGGCGCGGCGGCCATCGTCGCCCGCGCGCTGGCCGACCCGCGCGTCGTCGCCGGCGCGTTTCGCACGTGGACGGTCGTGCACCGGCGCCGGTGGCTCGCGCCGCTGGTCCACATTGCCGACGTGCGGTCGCGGGTGTCGCGCGCGCCCTACGGGGACCAGGCGGTGTTCGTCCGCGCCGGCGCGTTCTGGGCCGCCGGCGGCTTCCCCGACGTGCCGCTGATGGAGGACATCGCGCTGGCGCGCGCGCTGCGGCGCATCGGCCGGATCCGGATCGTGCCGCACCGGGTGCGCGTGTCGGGCCGCCGGTTCGAGGCCGGGCTCGTGCGCGCGACGGTCGCGATGAACACGTTCCCGCTGCTGTTTCGGCTCGGCGTGCCGCCGCACGTGCTCGCGCGCCTGTACGGCGCGCCGCGCTGACGACCGCCGCGCGCGGCGGCGGCGACCGCCGCGCGGCGGCGGCGTCCATCGCGCGCCGGCGGCGTCCATCGCGCGGCGGCGGCGTCCATCGCGCGCCGGTGGCGTCCATCGCGCGCCGGCGGCGTCAATCGCGCGCCGGCGGGACGCCCCACGCCTTGAGCTTGCGCCACAGCGTGTTCGAGCCGATGCCGAGGGCCTTGGCGGTGTGGGTCCGGTTGCCCTCGAACCGGTCGAGCACGCTGAGCACGTAGCGGCGTTCGACCTCCGACAGCGGCAACAGCTCGTCGGCCAGCAGTCCCAGCGGCGACGTGCCGGTGCCGCGGATTTCGGCCGGCAACACGTCCGGCTCGATCCGCTCGGCGTTGCCGGACAACACGACCGCGCTTTCGATCGCGTTTTCGAGTTCGCGCACGTTGCCGGGCCACGGGTACGCCAACAGCAACTCGGCCGCGGCCGGCGACAGCGTGCACGGCCCGCGGCCGTACGCGCGGCCGGCGGCGGCGGCGAACTCGCGCGCCAGCGGCAGGATGTCCTCTCGGCGGCGGCGCAGCGGCGGGATGTCGACGGCGACCACTTTGAGCCGATAGTATAGATCCGTCCGGAACGTTCCTTCGGCAACCATTTCGTCGAGGTTGCGGTTGGTCGCCGCGATCACGCGCACGTCCACTGGCAGAGTGTCCGTCGCCCCGACCGGGCGCACGTGTTTGTCTTGCAGCACCCGCAACAGCTTGACCTGAGTGGCCGGCGACGTTTCACCGATCTCGTCGAGAAAGATCGTCCCGCCGGCGGCCGCTTCGAACAGGCCGCGCTTGTTGGCCTCGGCGCCGGTGAACGCGCCCTTGACGTGGCCGAACAGCTCGCTTTCGAGCAGGGTCTCGGGCAGCGCACCGCAGTTGACCGGGATGAACGGCCCGTCCGCGCGCGGCGACGCGTCGTGGATGTAGCGCGCGACGCGCTCTTTGCCGACACCGCTTTCGCCGGTGATCAGCACCGTCGCGTCGACCTGGGCGACCGTCTCGGCCATGTCGAGTACGCGCTCCATCGCCTTGCTCTTGGTGGTGACGGTGGACCGGCGCGAGGAGCCGAGCTTGTCGAGCGCGCGGCGCTCGCGGGCCAGCTCGCGCGCCCGGCGCCGGAGCTGCGCCTCGAGGCGTTCGAGGTCTTCGGCGAGCTTGCGCTGCTCGTACATCGCCGCCAGCCGGGCGCCGTCGTCGCCCCACGCCCGGCGCGTCTTGCCGACGACGCGACACGTGTCGCCGCCGGTGACCGCGCAGCACTCGTGCTCGACGACGAACACGTCTTCGCCGAAACACGCCGTCGAGTAGCCCGACGCATAGCCGGTGACCGTCCAGCACACCGGCTCGCCGGCGCGGCCGTACAGGCGGCGGTGCTGCTCGGCTTCGTACGAGTGGCGCCAGTGGACCTCCATCTCGAACACGCCCGCGTCCCGGTCGAACACGAGTCGGCGCGGCTCGGTGAGCACCTTGCCCTCGTTGCGCTGCAGCGCCGGGCACGCGAGCCACCACTGCTCGTCGGACTCCCATCGGAACATGTCGCGCATGCTGCGCGCGTCGCGGTAGCCGTTGGAGAATCCAAAACGGTGGAGGATCGTCCGGGCGCGGTCGACCCCGACCGCGTCGATCAGCTCGCGCCGCAGGCCGCCGAACGCATCGGCGTCCCACAGCAGCATTCTCCGGTCCTTGAGGTGGATCATGCCCTGGTCCGGGCGCACGTCGAGGACCTCAAGCAGGTGCAGATCGTCGGCCTTCATGGAGGTGTCGGACATTCCATAGTAGAGGACGCTCCAAGTTGGCAAAAGGTACCACCGCCGCGGCGCGGGGGCGGCGGCCGGCCGGAGCGCGTCACGGGTGGCGGGCCGCCGCGCGAAGGGCGGCCTTGCGGACCTTGCCCAGCGCGTTCTTCGGCAGCTCGGCGACGAAGCGGACCTCTCGCGGGCGCTTGTGGGCGCCGATCTGGTCGGCCACCGCCGCGGCGAGCCGGCCGGCGTCGCCGTCGCCGACGACGAACGCGACGATACGCTCGCCCAGGTCGGCATCCGGCACGCCGACCACGGCCGCCTCGCGCACTCCCGGCTGGGCGAGCAGGGCGTCTTCGACCTCGCCCGCGCCCACGCGGTAGCCGCCCGTCTTGATGAGGTCGGTCGACCGGCGGCCGAGCACGCGCACGCGGCCGCCGGCGTCGCGCGCGCCGAGGTCGCCGGTATAGAACCAGCCGCCGGCGTCGCGCACCGCCGCGGTCGCGCGGTCGTCGCCCAGGTAGCCGGAAAACACGTTCGGGCCGCGCACCGCGATCTCGCCGATCGTGCCCGGCGGTGCGTCCGGCCGCCGGGGCGCCGGCGCGTCCGGCGTGGCGGCCGCGTCGCCCGCCGCATCCGCGTCGGCCGGGACCTCGACGATGCGCAACTGCACCCCGCCGAGCGGCGGTCCGACGAAGCCGGGCGCCGGCGGGCCGCCGGCGCGCACCGCGCAGTTGATCAGCGTCTCCGTCAGGCCGTAGCGCTCGTAGACCGCGCAGCCGAGCGCCGCGAGCCGCTGGTGTTCGCGCACCGGCAGCGCCGCGGAGCCCGACACCAACAGGCGCGCGCGACGGAGACCCCGCGCGATCTCCCCGTCGTCTGCGGCGGCGTCGGCGAGTCGGTGATACATGGTCGGCACGGCGAACACCACGTCGCCGGGCGCGATCGCGGCGGCGAGCGCCGCCGGCGAAAACCGGGGCAGCCAGCGCAGCGCACCGCCGCGTGCGATCGCGCCGAACAGGCCGAGCACGAGCCCGTGCACGTGAAACAGCGGCAGCGCGTGGACGACCGTGTCGTCGCCCGTCCACTGCCACGCGTCGGCGAGCGCGTCGAGGTTCGACGTGATGTTGGTCCACGTGATCACCGCGCCCTTGGGCGGCCCGGTCGTGCCCGATGTGTGCAAGATGAGCGCCGCGTCGTCGGGCAGCGCGCCGCGCTGCGCGTTGGTCTCGATGTGCGCGCGCGCCGCGGCGCCGGCCGACGGGGCGATCGGCACGCTCACCGCGCCGATCCGCGCGCACGCGAGGTAGGCGATCACGGTGTCCGGCGTCGGCGCGGCGACCAGCGGCACGCGCGACCCGGCGCGGACACCGGCGCGCGCCAGGGCGCTGGCGCGCGCGTCGACCCGCCGGGACAGCTCCGCGTACGACAACACCGCGTCGCCGACGGTGACGGCGGGGCGAGCGCTGGCGCGCAGGGCGGCGGGCGGCCAATCCATCGCACCGCCGTTCGTACCGCGAACCGCGCGCCGGCGAAACCGGCGGCGCGGCCGCGGATTTCTGAGGCGGCCGTCAGATGTCTGACGGCGGTCGGCCGCCCCGGCGGCTCGGAGGGGCGCGCACCTGGGGCGCCAACGGTGCGATTTCGTGCGTACGCGCGCGCCGCCGCCAGTCGGTGCGCGGCCGCAAGCGCAACGCGCGCCGCCGCGGGGACGCGCCGGCCTGCGCCTTGCTTGCACGCGGTCGCATGTCGCTGCAACGACTCGTCGCCCTGCTGGCGAGCGGCTCCCTCGCGGCCGCCGCCTATCTGTCCGACCTGCGCTCGGCGCGCGCGTGCGGTTGCTTCGCGCCGCCCGATCCGTCCGTGCCGATCGTCCAGGCCGGAGAGAACATCCTGTTCGCGGTCCAGGACGGGGTCGTCACCGCGCACATTCAGGTGCAGTATGCCGGTCCCGCGGAGGAGTTCGGCTGGTTGTTGCCGCTGCCATCGCTGCCGGAGATGTCGCTCGGGGTGGACGAGCTGTTCGCCCAGCTCATCAACACGACGCAGCCCAAGTACGTGCTCGACGCCGAGTACCGCGGCGACTGCCCGTTCGACCCGAGCCGGTTCGGCGGCGCGCCGGGGGCGTCGGACACCTCCGACGATGGCGAAGGCGGCGGGCCCGGCGGCGGCGGCGACCCGCTCGTGTTGCAGGACTCGATCGGCCCGTACGACTACGCGGTGCTGCGCGCCGACTCCAAGCAGCCGATGCTCGACTGGCTGCGCGACAACGGCTACTTCGTTCCGGCCGGAACGGACGACGCGGTCGACGCGTACATCCGGCCGGGCGCGTACTTCCTCGCCCTCCGCCTGCACAAGGGCAACGACGTCGGCGACCTCCAGCCGGTCGTGGTGCGCTATCCGTCCGACCTGCCGATGATCCCGATCGTGCTCACGAGCGTCGCGGCCGACCCCGACATGGGCGTGCAGGTTTGGGTGCTCGGGGAACACCGCGCGATCCCGCGAAACTACTATCACACGACCATCAACGATGCGCTGGTCGACTGGATCAACTTCGGCGCCAACTACGTGGACCTCGTGACGGCCGCCGCCGACGAGGCCGAGGGCGGCCGCACGTTCGTCACCGAGTACGCCGGTCCCAGCGATGTCATGGCCGGCGTGCTCGACCCGCCGGGGCGCTTCGGCGATCTGGCGGAGCTGGCCGCGATCACGGATGCGGTCGACTACATCAACTATCTCAACTGGAACGGCTACCCGATCCAGCAGCAGGTGCCGCCGTTTGGCCTGCAGTACTCCAGCCAACTGTTGGCCATTCTCCAGCGGCATCTGCCGATGCCGGCCAAGCTCGCCGCCGAACTCGGCCTGACGCCGAACGACTACTACGCGAGCTTCGAGTATTTCGTCCGCTACCACCGCCAGGAACACCCCGAGCTGTACGACGACCTCGACCTCGACTTCGATCCGGTCGCGATGACGGCCGAGATCGAGGAGCGCGTGGTCGCGCCGACGCGCGAGGCCGGCGACCTGTTCCGCCGCTATCCGAAACTCACGCGGTTGTTCACGACGCTGTCGCCCGAGGAGATGACCCGCGACCCGGTGTTCAGCTTCAACCCGGACCTGCCGGACGTGAGCAACGAACACCGCGGCCGCATCATCTACTACTGCGACGGGTCGACCGACGAGGCGGGCAAGACGCCGGCGCGCATCATCACGGAAAGTGGGTTCGAACTCGACCTGCCCGACGGCACCGACGCCAACCCCTGGGCGGATCGGGACATGCCGCGCAGTCACCGCATCGGCGTGTTGCGCGAGGAGGGGCCCGAGGAGATCGTCGTCGACAACACCGACGCGATCCTCGCGGCGTTGCGCGGCAACCGCGCGCGGGGCTGCAGCGTGTCCGGCGCGTCGGCGGTCGCGCCGCTGGCCGTCGCGCTCCTGGGCCTGATCGCGGCCGGCGCCGTGCGCCGCCGCCGCCGCGGATGACGGCGACGCGGGCGATGCGGGCGGCGGCGGCCTTGGCGGCGGCCGTCGCGTGCGGCGGCCCGGAGCCGGCGGAACCCGACGCCGCACCGCCGGTGGCGGACCTGGCGATCGGCACCGCCCGCGCCGACGGCACCGGCTTCGTCGACGTCGCGCCGGGCGGCGACGTGGCGCTGGTCCCCGGCTCGCAGGGGGGCTTCCACGTGTGGGTCAACGTGCGCGTGCGCGGCGCCGCGGGGCCGCTGGTGTTGTGGCGCAGCGCCCGCCGCGCATCGGACGGCGCGCTCGTGTTGGCGGCCAGTCGCACCGCGGTCGACGTGCCGGCAGCCGCGATGGAGACCTGGTGGGAGCCGGCCGCGGCGGCCCCGTCGTTCCTGTGTCCGGCGCCGGTGGGCATCGACATCGATGGCGAGCCGCTCGAGTTCTCGGTCGAGCTGGCGACCGGCGACGGGGACGTGCTCGGCACCGCGGCGGCCGTGTGGGTGCCGCGCTGCCCGGACGGCGACCTCGCCGCGCTGTGCGCCGACATCTGCAGCGGCTGACGCGCGTGCGACGGCGCCCCGCGCGCGTCGCGCGGATGGTCTATAAACGGCGGCGTGGGCGATCACATCATTCGTTGCCTCCTGCGCGACCGGCCGATCCGCGTCGTCGCGGCCATCACCACCGGCGTCGCGCGCGAGGCGGCCCGGCGACACCAGGTCGCCGCCGGCGCCCAGGTCGCGCTCGCGCGCGCGACCACCGCGGGTCTGTTGCTCGCGACGCTCACGAAGGATCGCGAGCGGGTGACGATACAACTGCTCGGCGACGGGCCGCTCGGCGGGGTCATCGTGGACGCCAACGGCGACGGCCAGGTGCGCGCCTACCTCAAGAATCCTGCCGCCGTCATCCCGGCCCGGCCCGGC encodes the following:
- a CDS encoding acyl-CoA synthetase translates to MDWPPAALRASARPAVTVGDAVLSYAELSRRVDARASALARAGVRAGSRVPLVAAPTPDTVIAYLACARIGAVSVPIAPSAGAAARAHIETNAQRGALPDDAALILHTSGTTGPPKGAVITWTNITSNLDALADAWQWTGDDTVVHALPLFHVHGLVLGLFGAIARGGALRWLPRFSPAALAAAIAPGDVVFAVPTMYHRLADAAADDGEIARGLRRARLLVSGSAALPVREHQRLAALGCAVYERYGLTETLINCAVRAGGPPAPGFVGPPLGGVQLRIVEVPADADAAGDAAATPDAPAPRRPDAPPGTIGEIAVRGPNVFSGYLGDDRATAAVRDAGGWFYTGDLGARDAGGRVRVLGRRSTDLIKTGGYRVGAGEVEDALLAQPGVREAAVVGVPDADLGERIVAFVVGDGDAGRLAAAVADQIGAHKRPREVRFVAELPKNALGKVRKAALRAAARHP
- a CDS encoding AAA family ATPase, with translation MSDTSMKADDLHLLEVLDVRPDQGMIHLKDRRMLLWDADAFGGLRRELIDAVGVDRARTILHRFGFSNGYRDARSMRDMFRWESDEQWWLACPALQRNEGKVLTEPRRLVFDRDAGVFEMEVHWRHSYEAEQHRRLYGRAGEPVCWTVTGYASGYSTACFGEDVFVVEHECCAVTGGDTCRVVGKTRRAWGDDGARLAAMYEQRKLAEDLERLEAQLRRRARELARERRALDKLGSSRRSTVTTKSKAMERVLDMAETVAQVDATVLITGESGVGKERVARYIHDASPRADGPFIPVNCGALPETLLESELFGHVKGAFTGAEANKRGLFEAAAGGTIFLDEIGETSPATQVKLLRVLQDKHVRPVGATDTLPVDVRVIAATNRNLDEMVAEGTFRTDLYYRLKVVAVDIPPLRRRREDILPLAREFAAAAGRAYGRGPCTLSPAAAELLLAYPWPGNVRELENAIESAVVLSGNAERIEPDVLPAEIRGTGTSPLGLLADELLPLSEVERRYVLSVLDRFEGNRTHTAKALGIGSNTLWRKLKAWGVPPARD
- a CDS encoding radical SAM protein, translated to MDVTLILTHRCNLACGYCYAGEHVRRDMDAATLDRAVDLLFADGADRAQLSFFGGEPFLAFDAMRRAVARAERHARAAGARLAVQCTTNATALGPEQVAFVREHGIRCTVSIDGVRAAHDLNRPRAGGGSSYDQVRAGLRRLVRTGCAPDALMVISPQTVPYVYASVSELWAEGVGMVRANLVLDAPWTAEDRDELREQLLAVGWELLARRTRGEAVAFEPFERAMRPVRRKPAGGRRPHVVVATSGHLYPCAPMVGEDRDDGREAALRVGHLDDGAPAIARRAAACGVGCDDGRGCACAAYLETGDPGTPGPNGRWFGAVCGELGAAIADALARGPYPSRAAGTGGAGRRPFVIGVAAALAGLAAGGSALLRAGLPGCKRPRDGVDAVVARGEMAGPGAGGGPGDDPLAGVDLDEVVPTGATAFPPAGDDPPDGATVGEDAPPLPGELRAPDPAPAVEGDLAAPPEPAIDLRPRGQLRRPAGDSAPRGPGSAAGGD
- a CDS encoding TVP38/TMEM64 family protein, which codes for MRSGLWCMGVADAILDVTRWAHGLGPAGAIAFAVLYAAAAVAFVPGSVLTLAAGFLWGPVWGVVVVAPASWLAAAAAFALGRTLLRPAVERRLHRWPRAAAIDRAIGDRPVLVVALLRLSPIVPFVVANYALALSRVRFAPYLVASAVGMLPATVAYVYAGSAVSQLAAIAGGGGARPGRWLFWLGLVATVALAVWLARTARRALSRALEGAA
- a CDS encoding DUF2330 domain-containing protein, with the translated sequence MSLQRLVALLASGSLAAAAYLSDLRSARACGCFAPPDPSVPIVQAGENILFAVQDGVVTAHIQVQYAGPAEEFGWLLPLPSLPEMSLGVDELFAQLINTTQPKYVLDAEYRGDCPFDPSRFGGAPGASDTSDDGEGGGPGGGGDPLVLQDSIGPYDYAVLRADSKQPMLDWLRDNGYFVPAGTDDAVDAYIRPGAYFLALRLHKGNDVGDLQPVVVRYPSDLPMIPIVLTSVAADPDMGVQVWVLGEHRAIPRNYYHTTINDALVDWINFGANYVDLVTAAADEAEGGRTFVTEYAGPSDVMAGVLDPPGRFGDLAELAAITDAVDYINYLNWNGYPIQQQVPPFGLQYSSQLLAILQRHLPMPAKLAAELGLTPNDYYASFEYFVRYHRQEHPELYDDLDLDFDPVAMTAEIEERVVAPTREAGDLFRRYPKLTRLFTTLSPEEMTRDPVFSFNPDLPDVSNEHRGRIIYYCDGSTDEAGKTPARIITESGFELDLPDGTDANPWADRDMPRSHRIGVLREEGPEEIVVDNTDAILAALRGNRARGCSVSGASAVAPLAVALLGLIAAGAVRRRRRG
- a CDS encoding glycosyltransferase; this encodes MAGAHGAARAVARARGGGVTAVVVMAKAPVPGRVKTRLCPPLSPDRAARLASAFAVDTWASAVRVAGPLARLAYAGPRQRFAPPLRDAAGFAQVGGDLGARIEHAARAGLALADRAVVIGTDAPGLPPALIAAAAAELAACDAVLGPAVDGGYYLIGLRRCEPGLLADLPWSAPDTLRATERRLRARGFRVARLPVWFDVDDAAGLALLRAAIAAGAVDAPATKSALVQEEPCDCP
- a CDS encoding glycosyltransferase, with translation MERAGHAARDRAPPARAGVSRRAVAGVVRRRRRRGARTAARRDRGRRSRCACNKIRAGAGGAVRLSVIVPVYNEAARLPAALAALAAQPGIDEVIVVDGDSDDGSADLARAAGATLVRAPRGRGTQLNAGAAAASGDVLLFLHADVDLPAGAAAIVARALADPRVVAGAFRTWTVVHRRRWLAPLVHIADVRSRVSRAPYGDQAVFVRAGAFWAAGGFPDVPLMEDIALARALRRIGRIRIVPHRVRVSGRRFEAGLVRATVAMNTFPLLFRLGVPPHVLARLYGAPR